The Brassica oleracea var. oleracea cultivar TO1000 chromosome C6, BOL, whole genome shotgun sequence genomic interval CCTTGAACTTCATTGGGTGAAGAGTAAGAGTGTGTGGCATTATATCAAGAGGTGGAGGATGAGGTTCTTTTACAATCTTCTTCTTGTGATGAGCAGCCTTTATGGCGCTACTCACCTTCTCCTTTGTAGCACTTTCCAAGTGCTCATCACACAGCTCTTTAGAGGACTCTTCAGCAAGACCTTCTTTCTTAATACCAACCCCTTTAGACTTGGTCTTCTCAATGGAGGATGCTCCACAAGTGATTGTTCCACAATACTCAGCAATCATCTTTGGTGATTGTAGTGGATAGGAGACATCTTTGTTCACATTTACGAGTGTGACCTTCTTGTTGGTAAAGTCTATGCAAGCTCCTCCTGTTGTACGGAATAGAGTGCCAAGGATCAATGGGACTCTCTTCTCAGTTGCCATCTTCAGAACAGTGAGGTCTATATGAATGGTGCATGCTCCAATCTTCAAAGCGAAGTCCTTGATGAGACCAATATGAGTTGTAGAAGAGGAATCTCCAAACTGTAGGGAAGATGTGTTTGGCTCCATGCTCTCAATCCCTAGACTCTTCATCATCTCCATTGAGATCACATTCACACTTGCACCAGAATCAACAAGAGCATCATCAAAAGTGAGCTTACCAAGGTAGCAAGGCAAGGTGAACATTCCTTGAGACTCAAGCTTAGGGAGGGACTTTGGAGGGATTGGTGGATCAATCTTCGTAATGGAAATGTCCAAAAGCTCGGCCACTTCAGCTTGGTGGTCTAGAATGTCGTTGATGAGCATCATCTGGACATGAGCTTCATGCATACCCAAGATTTCTGGAAGCCTGACCCCAACATCACTAAGATTNNNNNNNNNNNNNNNNNNNNNNNNNNNNNNNNNNNNNNNNNNNNNNNNNNNNNNNNNNNNNNNNNNNNNNNNNNNNNNNNNNNNNNNNNNNNNNNNNNNNNNNNNNNNNNNNNNNNNNNNNNNNNNNNNNNNNNNNNNNNNNNNNNNNNNNNNNNNNNNNNNNNNNNNNNNNNNNNNNNNNNNNNNNNNNNNNNNNNNNNNNNNNNNNNNNNNNNNNNNNNNNNNNNNNNNNNNNNNNNNNNNNNNNNNNNNNNNNNNNNNNNNNNNNNNNNNNNNNNNNNNNNNNNNNNNNNNNNNNNNNNNNNNNNNNNNNNNNNNNNNNNNNNNNNNNNNNNNNNNNNNNNNNNNNNNNNNNNNNNNNNNNNNNNNNNNNNNNNNNNNNNNNNNNNNNNNNNNNNNNNNNNNNNNNNNNNNNNNNNNNNNNNNNNNNNNNNNNNNNNNNNNNNNNNNNNNNNNNNNNNNNNNNNNNNNNNNNNNNNNNNNNNNNNNNNNNNNNNNNNNNNNNNNNNNNNNNNNNNNNNNNNNNNNNNNNNNNNNNNNNNNNNNNNNNNNNNNNNNNNNNNNNNNNNTTGTTGTTCTCTATGGTGTTAAGCAGCCCTGACTTGATCTCAAAGTTGTTGTTCTCCACAGATGGTGCTCTGATTCCCAACCTATGACCATGAATGTGAGGTTGATCATAGGCTCCAATGGCTCTAGCTTGGCGTTGTGGATGCTGTGGTCTAAGATGATCAACTCTTGGATCAATGACCTTCCCCCTAGGGCATCACCATCTTGAGGCAGATTCTCCATATCAAACTCCAACCTTTGCAAGTGAGCCTGATGCTCTACTTCTCTTCTCTGTTTTGCAATCTCCCTCTCAAGTGCTCTAATGTCTTCAACTCTTGGAACTAGGTTTGTTGGACCTTTGCTCCTTGTGTTCATACACCTGAAATGCAAAGGGATAAGAACAAAGAGAAGCAATAACACAATTAAATAAAAATTGACTTAGTCTCAAGCAAATGACTAAATCCCAATGTAACAATCAACTTAGAAATTTGGCAACGGCGCCAATTTGATGCAGAACTTTTCAAGGGTCCAAGATCAAATCAATGTAGTATAAAAGATTGTCGAACCAATCCTAGGTGATTCTAAAGCAAAGGGAATGCAAGTTCATGCTTAAGCTAAGTGCAATCCGGTTTTAAAGATGGTATGAACTAAGAACTAATAAGCTAATGCAATAAAGTAATGATCTTTCTTTCTCAATTTGAAGCAAGAGGACTCATGGGGTTAGACATTTGATCTCGGGTGATGTAGATCCAATCTAAGGGTGGTAAGCTAGCAATCAAACACTTTCCTTATGCCTAGACACTAAGCTAAACAAGCTCTATCCCTAGATGAATGTTCTTTTGCTAAAGCAACTCAAGCATCTAATCCCTTAGGTTGAATGTTACTAAAGCAAACATGGAGAACAAGTCCAATAGCAATCTTAACTCCTTTAGCAACTAATCTCTTAGGTAAAGCAAGCTAAAAGCATTGAAGAGTTGGTTCAGGNNNNNNNNNNNNNNNNNNNNNNNNNNNNNNNNNNNNNNNNNNNNNNNNNNNNNNNNNNNNNNNNNNNNNNNNNNNNNNNNNNNNNNNNNNNNNNNNNNNNNNNNNNNNNNNNNNNNNNNNNNNNNNNNNNNNNNNNNNNNNNNNNNNNNNNNNNNNNNNNNNNNNNNNNNNNNNNNNNNNNNNNNNNNNNNNNNNNNNNNNNGTCGTCCGAGTAAATTATTCAACAGACGACTGAAATATAAGTCGTCCACACCCTAAACATAACCCCTAAACTTAATTATCTAATTAAAGACTTCATAAAATCAAATCAAACTTGAAAAGTGTTTACTATACACAGAAATAAACACATATAGGTGAAAACTAATTTTTGAAACAAAACATTTTAGTTTTCCAAAATCTAACCCCAACAATACATACAATACTACAACATATGTTTGTCAAACTCCTAAACCAAAGTATTTCATGATTCACTACTTCCACTCATCTATCTTCAAAACAAATCAATTTTATCATATCTTAATTTATATCACTTAAAATTGTTTATAATTACTTGATTTTTATTTTTCACGCATCAAAATATTTTTTACAAGATTTATAAATTATTTTTAAAATAAACTGGTACCAGACGACTTAAACTTCAGTCGTCCAGACGACTTCCAACATCTCAGACGATTTACTGAGGCTATATTCGTAAAAATGGCTTCTATTTTTTTGTTTGGTCACAAGGGGTTGAGCTGTAATTTCACTAGGCTTTTAGGTTAGTTTTGCATTTGATTCAAGTTTGGGTATAGGTTTGAGATTAAAATCAAGTTGTGGGTTAGTTTTGGCAAAAACCCCATAATAAAATTTATATTTTTCTGTATATGTTATATTTTGAATTTTTAAAAACAACTATAAATTACTAAGACTGTTAAAAATCTCACATTCAAATTTTGTGATCCATGGTTTAAAATATTTTTATGACAAAATACAAATGATTACAAACTAATATAACTAAAAATTCTAATTTAATTAATTATTAAGAATAAAAGATATATATATATATATATATATATATCGTTTTAAATTAAACTATATACCATATAAAATACATATAAATTTTAATTTCAAAATTTACTTTGAACAATTTTTTTTAATAAAAGTTTTGAACAAACATTAACAACTTAACTTTTTTAAAAAATATAAATTACTAAAACTATTAATCCCAGAATAAAAATTTTGTTATCAGTAATTTAAAGTTTTTGCTATAAATTATACAAATGATAAAAAAATCATATGAGTAGAAAGCATCATTTAATACATTAATATTAAAAATATACTATGTATAATATCATTTAAATTTAATCATATATCCTATCAAATAGAAAAAAAATATTTTTTGGATTAATAAAATTGATTGATATGTTTGCACCAATTTAATTATATATAATAGTTACCAACTTTTAATTATTCAATATATATTTATTATTTCATAATATGTACAAACATATAATACATAAATTAATTTATATATATAATGATCATCCTGCGCAAAGTGCATGTATTAATCTAGTACTATATTTATTCACTGTGAATACAAACACTGTCGTCAAAAGACCTCTCTATCGTCTCATTTTATTTCCAGGTTTGGTCTAAATTTTTACCCAAAATTCTCTTGACACCAAAAAGAAACTGTTACCAGAGATGTGTTTCCTAATAGACACTCTACTTTTAGTGTGTTTAATTTGAAATGATAATTACGCACACTATTTTCGTTTGAAAACATGTAATTCTATTTCAGTTCTTCAACGCAAGAATACCTACGTGCTACATATATATTGCAAAAAAAAAAAAAATCAGATTAATCAAAATAATTAATTTATTTATTGGGTCAAGAAATACTTATTTGATACTCATAAAAACTATAATTAGGTTAATTAAAATAGTTACTTGGTTTTTATTTTAGGGTAAAGAATTAGTTAGTTGATCGAGCAATAGTCTATTGATTAAGGAATTAAAAACTCAATACTAGTAGTGATAGATTCCTTTTTTATTTGGTTTTAAGTTTCAAAAGATTCTAAAAATCTCGATAAAAGTACAACATATATTGTAAAAATATTTTATCTGAATAAATTTATACTTAGGAAAAAATTGTTTCCTTTTTGCTATGAGAGACTTAAATTGCTTTTGCATAAAGGGAAGTGTATTTTGGAAGAAGATGAACATACTTCTCCATTTCAAGTGAGTTAGTTCATTACTGGCGTGGAAAGCATCCATTCAACGTGCACCGCAATTTCTTATCTCTGATAGCTAATATCTTACGGCTTTATTGAACCGGTCACGGGTTATCAACGGTTTACTTATACCAATGGTTCCACACCAAAAGAAACCGGACATTTGATTGAGAGAATAGTTGATCAACGAGTCTGATGCAAATCAGCCGGTCCAACTCGGGATTAAATTTTTCAAAAATCATTTTATTATCAAGTGGTAGGTATATGTGAAGATGTGTACAAATACTTTGACTAAGAGTTTTCCTTGATCTCACAGTACATTTCTTCACCGGAAAAGAAGAAGTGTTTCTTGACTCGTTGAACCATGGTTAGAGGATTCGCTAGGTTCTTGAAGGGAGCAAACTGGCAAAGAAGTCACGGTTTTCATCGGGACGAGACCGATGTTGAGGTCAGGCAACCAGTTATGTCCGGCACTAGCATTATCCTCAGAGAATTTGGTACTTGAAACGGGTAATAGTGTCATATTACATGATTCCGATACCGAAGAAGATTGATCACTAATAATATCGGTTTCATGTTTCTTATACGAGGCATTGATGTATCTTCTAGAAGTGTAGTTTGTGTGATGGTAGAGACGATGATTGGTTGGATCGATTCCCATTTTCATGAGTTTCTTCTCTACGCAAGTTTCCCAATGGATCCTTACTTCGTTGTCGGTTCGTCCAGGCAATCTTCCCGCGATCAATGACCATCTGAAAGCGTACCATCAAAATCTTATTATTACAAACATTCACATTATTTTTTGCAAAAAAAAAAACAAACATTCACATTACGGTATATTTTTATAATAACGCTCGAAATTGAATTAAAGAAGAAGAATGAAAACCTATTGCCAAGAAGTGCATGAAGCTTGAGGATGAGATCGTCCTCGTCTTTTGAGAAGTTGCTTTGTTTAAGTTCTGGCTTTGCGTACTTTCTCCCTCTATACCTCTTGGCACGGTGCAGCATTCCTAAAACATGATTAGGGATTAAATTTCACAAAGTAAAACGACATTTGTTGCAAACTCACCCGTGCAAATGTACATATATGTAATCTATGACTTCTATACCGATCTTTAATTATGAAGAATTTGGTCATATGAAAGCAAATACAACAATATTGAACGAGAAACGTTACCGGAAGGCCGAGATAGAGCGCCGTGGCTAATTTTGTTCATGTCTTCTTCAAAGGAGAGACTGGTAGGTTTCTATTGTTAGTTGATTGATTGTGAGGTTGTTTACGAGTAGCAATTGATATATAGGGGATGATAGCTACATGGATAGAAGTTTGACTTGGACCGGTGGGTTGAGAGAAGCGTGCATGGTCAAATCAATAATAGTTGGACGAGGAAGAAGAAGTAGAACACATTTACCACATTTATTCAATTCTAATAGACATAACCACCACGGTGATGCTTCCACTGACCCGTGGAATCATAAATGTGGAAAGAGCTTGCATTTAATATGCCTTACCTACATCATTCCAATCCAAACCTCTCTCTAATCCATATTTTTAACAGGTACATACTTTCTGGCAAACTATATATGGTTTTGATAGTGTAGAAAAAAGATCTTTACCCAGACAGATAACTTTGTGAAATAGGAACTAGGGGTGGGCGTTCGGCTATCCGTTCGGGTTCGGGTCGGGTATTTCAGATTTTTGGATATTTCAGTTATAGAGGTGTAGAACCCGTTCGGGTATTTCTGTACTTCGGGTCGGGTTCGGATATTTTTAGTTCGGGTTCGGTTATTTCGGATCGAGTTCGAATATTTAGATTTTGAAAAAACAAAATTAAATTTTCATTTCTCAAATTTCTTGTATTTAAAAATATAACTTTCACTTAACTAATTTTTTTATTTTTAATAGATTGAATGGTTAATAGATTTCGACATAACATTTTGAAACTAAAAAGACATTAATTTGGTTATTGTTTTTAAATTTTTGGTGTAAGTTTTTGTTAATTCTTGAAATAAAAAGCTTGACATGCATTTTAAGTGAGTAGCAAATCATTTTTTCCGTAATTGTATGTATATCATATGAACTTAAAATATGTGTAGTATCAATATAAATATTATATATAAATGAGAGATGTAAACTAGAAATATAAGGTTAATTATACGTATGTTCGGTTATTTTTGGATATCCATTCGGGTTTGGATATTACCCGTTCGGGTTCGGATATCCAATCTCTCCTAATTTAATACCCGTTCGGATATTCTGCTACTTCGGTTCGGATTTCGGTTCGAATTTTTCGGATCGGATTCGGATGCCGCTTCGGATATTGGGTAAAGTGCCCACCCCTACTAGGAACTTTACACCAATATAAATTTATTCAATCAGTTATCCGTTTTGAAAAAAAAAATTATTAATAACAATAAATATTAATACAAAATATCTGTTAAAATTATGAATTGATAAAAAAATTATACCCAGTGAATAAAAATTTATTATATAACAAAAAATAATTGTGAACTGGCAAAATAAATACAATTGGTAGAAATATATCCGGAATTACAAAATCAGTTCATTAGTCTCGTACATATTTTGTCCAATTATTTCAGCAACAAATAGGAAAAAAAAAGATATTTCAGCAAATAAAATAATGAATATAAGAAGATATTTTGTAAGTGGCTCAAAATTAATTGGGTATATAGATATCTGACTATTATCCGGAAGTTGAAGAGAAATACCAAATTATTGAGAGAGACACGATAAATTGAAAGAAAGGGACAAACTACAAAGTGTGGGTGCAGGAAACAGATAAGATCGAAGAAACATGAGCATTCAGTTGAATTGACTGGTGGTTAGAGTACGAGGGATTTTGTTTAATCATTCACCTCTTCTTCTCCTCTCTCACTTACCAGCTAGGCAGCTACCACCTACCCAATATCAACCGTATTAAATGTATTATAGGACCCGTCAAAGCCCATCGTTATTAGCCCAGTTACATAGTAAATTAATTAGTAATTAGATTCTTGTTTTTTTTTTTTGGTGTGTTCTCAGCTCTGTAATAAACCGGAAATTGTATAAACTGTAACATAACCGGTCTAAAACAGATAAAGAGCAGTAGCATCATGTAAACATCATCGGGGGAACCAAGTTCATGTGTTCTTAGAAACTGATCAAATACAACAAAAGGAAGAAGACAAGCTTTTTTGTATTAAACGGATAACTCAGTCTGAGAGACGAGAATGCCATCAGTATCAGCATAAACCCATTCACCATCACAAATCCGAGTCCCTGCAATATTAACTGGAACTCATTGCTCTCCAAGTCCTTTCTTGCTCGCCTTTATTGGATGAGAGGCCAAAGCTCTCACTCCAATATCACAACCGTTGATCTCATCAACGTCTCTGATGCATCCGTTCACAATGAGCTTGAACCACGGGGTTGCCTCCGAGTATTGCACATCGTTGGCTCCCTCCACAAGTACTCTCCCGTTTCCTTAATAACATCATCCAAAACATTT includes:
- the LOC106298715 gene encoding myb-related protein 308, producing the protein MNKISHGALSRPSGMLHRAKRYRGRKYAKPELKQSNFSKDEDDLILKLHALLGNRWSLIAGRLPGRTDNEVRIHWETCVEKKLMKMGIDPTNHRLYHHTNYTSRRYINASYKKHETDIISDQSSSVSESCNMTLLPVSSTKFSEDNASAGHNWLPDLNIGLVPMKTVTSLPVCSLQEPSESSNHGSTSQETLLLFR